In Panicum virgatum strain AP13 chromosome 4N, P.virgatum_v5, whole genome shotgun sequence, a single window of DNA contains:
- the LOC120669176 gene encoding uncharacterized protein LOC120669176: MSDVQEPLLWGKSTATAAGLSRRGYTSRPPIPEEREVHRLHTEKVKKQKDAAEVAVARKRKRKEKHDKACKIARAEGKPQPATPKSSEEEGEDSSDVELNFSDDDEAATGADSPTVYRGAGDEEVLVMLGEVRLTPVSLVDPPLVGAGRRSPTPAAGGSSSMPVTGQRSFPPATGRTPAPAVSTGDGGSAVSAEMSVQMASRLQGDPRMTPIGQSSRAVSVPWARRSGSGKRSMSARSG, encoded by the exons ATGTCAGATGTCCAGGAGCCGTTGCTgtgggggaagtccaccgccaccgcggcg GGGTTGAGCCGCAGGGGATacacctcgaggcctccgatCCCGGAGGAACGCGAAGTCCACCGCCTGCACACAGAGAAGGTGAAGAAGCAGAAGGACGCGGCAGAGGTGGCCGTcgccaggaagaggaagaggaaggagaagcatgATAAGGCGTGCAAAATTGCACGCGCGGAGGGAAAGCCCCAGCCCGCCACACCCAAGTCCTCcgaagaggagggggaggactcCTCGGACGTCGAGCTCAACTtctcggacgacgacgaggcggcgacAGGCGCGGATTCCCCGACGGTTTATCGAGGGGCTGGCGATGAGGAAGTGCTAGTGATGCTAGGTGAGGTGAGGCTCACCCCGGTGTCGTTGGTGGATCCGCCCCTCGTAGGGGCGGGGCGGAGGTCGCCCACACCGGCAGCGGGTGGGAGTTCGTCTATGCCCGTGACAGGACAGAGGTCGTTCCCACCGGCGACGGGTAGGACACCCGCACCCGCGGTGTCAACGGGTGACGGCGGGTCCGCGGTGAGCGCGGAGATGTCTGTGCAGATGGCCTCGAGGCTCCAGGGTGATCCGAGGATGACGCCGATAGGTCAGTCGTCGAGAGCTGTCAGTGTGCCGTGGGCCCGAAGGAGCGGCtcgggcaagcgcagcatgagcgccCGGTCCGGGTAA